One window of the Candidatus Microbacterium colombiense genome contains the following:
- a CDS encoding YqaJ viral recombinase family protein: MNQELADRIVADSRDRVAWLRARSRGITATDVAGLTSEKSIARAADAKLGGGPRFGGNAYTDHGRRREPEIAAWVAATHGILPSSALFRAEVEHRHLATPDGIAVDSDGRVKLAEIKTTNKPFRGIPRTYLRQIWWQQHVLGAERTLFVWEEHIDFAPIHDEPRCVWIDRDDREIGKLIGLATDLIDELYRRTTGQQPPSSRIADATAAAAASRREHLRERDAFRALALAD; the protein is encoded by the coding sequence GTGAACCAGGAACTCGCCGACCGCATCGTCGCGGACTCGCGCGACCGCGTCGCCTGGTTACGCGCACGATCCCGCGGCATCACCGCGACCGACGTCGCCGGGCTCACGAGCGAGAAGTCGATCGCCCGCGCCGCAGACGCCAAGCTCGGCGGCGGACCCCGCTTCGGCGGCAACGCGTACACCGATCACGGCCGACGCCGCGAGCCCGAGATCGCCGCCTGGGTCGCCGCGACCCACGGCATCCTCCCCTCGTCGGCACTGTTCCGGGCCGAGGTGGAGCACCGCCACCTCGCCACTCCCGATGGCATCGCCGTCGACAGCGACGGCCGGGTCAAGCTCGCCGAGATCAAGACGACGAACAAGCCGTTCCGCGGCATCCCCCGCACATACCTGCGTCAGATCTGGTGGCAACAGCACGTGCTGGGCGCCGAGCGCACCCTCTTCGTCTGGGAGGAGCACATCGACTTCGCCCCGATCCACGACGAACCTCGGTGCGTGTGGATCGACCGCGACGACCGCGAGATCGGCAAGCTGATCGGCCTCGCCACCGACCTGATCGACGAGCTCTACCGCCGCACGACCGGACAGCAGCCGCCGTCTTCTCGCATCGCGGATGCCACGGCTGCCGCGGCCGCAAGTAGGCGCGAGCACCTGCGCGAGCGCGACGCGTTCCGCGCCCTGGCCCTCGCCGACTGA
- a CDS encoding phosphatase PAP2 family protein: MNRRMLLWWGVGSLVVATAIGAAVVFGLSEPPGFDVWWNTTIAAVRTEGMLTFALALNAIGGGWIAILAVPLLVILSLVIARRWRAAVFAALCFTASAGAVQLLKHLFGRARPDDMLVASDFGSFPSGHTANAATIAIVLWIVFPRAWVALVGVAWMIAMALSRTLLSVHWATDTFGGALVGAGTALVLAAWLLPWVQRRHQATVDPALG; encoded by the coding sequence ATGAACAGACGGATGCTGCTGTGGTGGGGCGTGGGATCGCTGGTGGTCGCCACGGCGATCGGCGCCGCGGTGGTGTTCGGGCTGTCGGAGCCTCCGGGGTTCGACGTGTGGTGGAACACCACGATCGCCGCGGTGCGCACCGAGGGCATGTTGACGTTCGCCCTCGCGCTCAACGCGATCGGCGGGGGATGGATCGCGATCCTCGCCGTACCCCTCCTGGTGATCCTCTCCCTGGTGATCGCGCGACGATGGCGGGCCGCCGTCTTCGCCGCGCTGTGCTTCACCGCCAGCGCGGGTGCCGTGCAGCTTCTCAAGCACCTGTTCGGCCGTGCGCGCCCCGACGACATGCTGGTCGCGAGCGACTTCGGCTCCTTCCCCTCCGGGCACACCGCGAACGCCGCGACGATCGCGATCGTGCTGTGGATCGTCTTCCCGCGCGCGTGGGTCGCTCTGGTCGGAGTGGCCTGGATGATCGCGATGGCGCTGTCGCGCACGCTGCTGTCGGTGCACTGGGCGACGGACACCTTCGGCGGAGCACTCGTCGGGGCGGGGACCGCCCTGGTGCTCGCCGCCTGGCTGCTGCCGTGGGTGCAGCGACGGCACCAGGCTACGGTTGATCCGGCGTTAGGCTGA
- a CDS encoding extracellular solute-binding protein: protein MGLSQRSRRFAPLALLGVAGIALAGCGAPGGAPSGGGGGGGDDKTVTIYGTIVDDEAKLLAQSWEDFEKENDITIKYEGSQDFETQLGTRAQGGNPPDIAIFPQPGLFADYASRDLLKPAPDAVKKNAEDGWTQGWIDFGTYDGTFYGAPLMASVKGWVWYSPTKFKEWGVEQPTSWEELLTLTKTIQEKTGKAPWCAGFESGVATGWPGTDWIEDLVLRNAGADVYDQWVKNEIPFTDPQIKSAFDATGELLLNPDYVNAGFGDVRSINSTAFGDVAPALAKGDCALTHQASFLSGFFPEGTNIAEDGDVWAFLLPSKSPDETFITGGGEIVGAFSDSEATQKVLEYLSSPEWADSRLALGGVTSANKGVNVDAVENPILQESIKLLQDDSVTFRFDGSDQMPGAVGSGTFWKGMVAWINGTSTDEVLTQIQTGWPSS, encoded by the coding sequence ATGGGTCTTTCGCAGCGTTCCAGGCGGTTCGCACCGCTCGCTCTGCTGGGGGTCGCGGGCATCGCGCTCGCCGGATGCGGCGCTCCCGGCGGTGCGCCGTCGGGCGGCGGCGGTGGCGGTGGCGATGACAAGACGGTCACCATCTACGGCACGATCGTCGACGATGAGGCGAAGCTCCTCGCGCAGTCCTGGGAGGACTTCGAGAAGGAGAACGACATCACGATCAAGTACGAGGGCAGCCAGGACTTCGAGACGCAGCTCGGCACCCGCGCACAGGGCGGCAACCCGCCCGACATCGCGATCTTCCCGCAGCCGGGTCTGTTCGCGGACTACGCCTCGCGCGACCTGCTGAAGCCCGCTCCGGACGCGGTCAAGAAGAACGCGGAAGACGGCTGGACCCAGGGCTGGATCGACTTCGGCACCTATGACGGAACCTTCTACGGCGCGCCGCTGATGGCCAGCGTCAAGGGCTGGGTCTGGTACTCGCCGACGAAGTTCAAGGAATGGGGCGTCGAGCAGCCGACGAGCTGGGAAGAGCTCCTGACCCTCACGAAGACGATCCAGGAGAAGACCGGCAAGGCACCGTGGTGCGCCGGCTTCGAATCGGGCGTCGCGACCGGTTGGCCCGGAACCGACTGGATCGAGGACCTCGTGCTCCGCAACGCCGGTGCCGACGTCTACGACCAGTGGGTCAAGAACGAGATCCCGTTCACCGACCCGCAGATCAAGTCCGCATTCGACGCGACGGGCGAGCTCCTGCTGAACCCGGACTACGTCAACGCCGGCTTCGGTGACGTGCGCTCGATCAACTCGACCGCGTTCGGTGACGTGGCGCCTGCTCTGGCCAAGGGCGACTGCGCCCTGACCCACCAGGCCTCGTTCCTCTCCGGCTTCTTCCCGGAGGGCACGAACATCGCCGAGGACGGCGACGTCTGGGCTTTCCTGCTCCCGAGCAAGAGCCCCGATGAGACCTTCATCACCGGTGGTGGCGAGATCGTGGGCGCGTTCAGCGACTCCGAGGCCACGCAGAAGGTGCTGGAGTACCTCTCCAGCCCGGAGTGGGCGGACAGCCGTCTGGCGCTGGGTGGAGTCACCTCGGCCAACAAGGGCGTGAACGTCGACGCCGTCGAGAACCCCATCCTGCAGGAGTCGATCAAGCTGCTCCAGGATGACTCGGTCACCTTCCGCTTCGACGGATCCGACCAGATGCCCGGAGCGGTCGGCTCCGGCACGTTCTGGAAGGGCATGGTCGCCTGGATCAACGGAACCTCGACAGACGAGGTGCTGACCCAGATCCAGACGGGCTGGCCGTCGAGCTGA
- a CDS encoding cystathionine gamma-synthase, giving the protein MSEHAFATRAIHAGQEPDPRTGAIIPPIYQASTHVQDGIGGFREGYEYNRAGNPTRSSLETQLAALEGGASALSFASGLAAEDALLRGILKPGDHVLLGNDVYGGTYRLLTRVLAPWGVETTTVELADLDAIRAAIRPQTKIVWLETPSNPLLKVVDIAAVAEVAHDEGAILVVDNTFASPALQLPLALGADLVVHSTTKYLGGHSDVLGGAVVFSDDRFFEPIKFQQFAVGAVSAPLDAWLTTRGIKTLAIRMRQHSENAQAIAEWAASRPEFAQVFYPGLSSHPGHDVAARQMSGFGGMLSLGLAAGADAARAFAESTELFQLAESLGGVESLIGYPPDMTHASVRGTALAVPENIVRLSVGIEDVSDLIADLEQGLARLTR; this is encoded by the coding sequence ATGTCCGAGCATGCTTTCGCCACCCGAGCCATCCACGCGGGCCAGGAGCCCGACCCCCGGACCGGGGCGATCATCCCGCCGATCTACCAGGCCTCCACGCACGTGCAGGACGGCATCGGCGGATTCCGCGAGGGGTACGAGTACAACCGGGCGGGCAACCCGACCCGATCCTCGCTCGAGACCCAGCTCGCGGCTCTCGAAGGGGGTGCGAGTGCGCTCTCGTTCGCATCGGGCCTCGCCGCGGAGGACGCGCTGCTGCGCGGCATCCTGAAGCCCGGCGACCACGTGCTGCTCGGCAACGACGTGTACGGCGGCACCTACCGTCTGCTGACGCGAGTGCTGGCGCCCTGGGGCGTCGAGACGACCACGGTCGAGCTCGCGGATCTCGACGCGATCCGGGCCGCCATCCGTCCGCAGACCAAGATCGTCTGGCTGGAGACCCCCAGCAACCCGTTGCTCAAGGTCGTCGACATCGCGGCCGTCGCCGAGGTCGCCCACGACGAGGGCGCGATCCTCGTGGTCGACAACACCTTCGCGTCTCCCGCGCTGCAGTTGCCTCTCGCGCTCGGCGCCGACCTGGTCGTGCATTCGACCACGAAGTATCTCGGCGGACACTCCGACGTGCTGGGCGGTGCCGTCGTCTTCAGCGACGACCGCTTCTTCGAGCCGATCAAGTTCCAGCAGTTCGCGGTCGGTGCGGTCTCCGCGCCTCTCGACGCCTGGCTCACCACCCGCGGTATCAAGACGCTCGCGATCCGCATGCGTCAGCACTCCGAGAACGCGCAGGCGATCGCGGAGTGGGCGGCATCACGACCCGAGTTCGCGCAGGTGTTCTACCCCGGGCTGTCGTCGCACCCCGGTCACGACGTCGCCGCGCGGCAGATGAGCGGCTTCGGCGGGATGCTCTCGCTCGGTCTCGCCGCCGGTGCCGACGCCGCGCGCGCGTTCGCCGAATCGACAGAGCTGTTCCAGCTGGCCGAGTCGCTCGGCGGCGTGGAGTCGCTCATCGGCTATCCGCCGGACATGACCCATGCCTCGGTGCGCGGCACGGCTCTCGCCGTTCCGGAGAACATCGTGCGCCTGTCGGTCGGCATCGAGGACGTGAGCGATCTGATCGCCGACCTCGAGCAGGGGCTCGCCCGCCTGACGCGCTGA
- a CDS encoding cystathionine beta-synthase translates to MKYADSIVDLVGDTPLVKLQHVTEGVECTVLVKLEYLNPGGSAKDRIASRIIDAAEASGQLKPGGTIVEPTSGNTGVGLALVAQQRGYGCVFVVPDKVGDDKIDVLRAYGAEVVVTPTSVAPDSPESYYSVSDRLAREIPGAFKPNQYENPNGPRSHYETTGPEIWRDTDGAVTHFVAGVGTGGTITGTGRYLREVSNDAVRIVGIDPEGSVYSGGTGRPYLVEGVGEDIWPGTYDPSVPHEIVAVGDAESFAMTRRLAREEGILVGGSSGMAVVGALRIARDLPADAVMVVLLPDGGRGYLGKIFNDGWMRSYGFSDVEGGETVSDVLTARAARQGEGIPDLVHAHPTDTVLEVIRMMTEYDVSQLVVLSAEPPVMMGEVVGTVDEKGLLDRLFREEAKPTDAIGEHTSERLPLIGIHAPVAQARAALAEADALLVTEGGKPHTVLTRQDLLAYLSR, encoded by the coding sequence ATGAAGTACGCAGACTCGATCGTCGACCTCGTCGGCGACACGCCCCTGGTGAAGCTCCAGCACGTGACCGAGGGCGTCGAGTGCACCGTGCTGGTCAAGCTCGAATACCTCAACCCCGGCGGCTCGGCGAAGGATCGCATCGCCTCGCGCATCATCGATGCCGCCGAGGCATCGGGCCAGCTGAAGCCGGGCGGCACGATCGTCGAGCCGACCAGTGGCAACACGGGCGTGGGCCTCGCCCTGGTGGCGCAGCAGCGCGGATACGGCTGCGTCTTCGTCGTGCCGGACAAGGTGGGCGACGACAAGATCGACGTGCTGCGCGCCTACGGCGCCGAGGTCGTGGTGACCCCCACGTCGGTCGCCCCCGACAGCCCGGAGTCGTACTACAGCGTGAGCGATCGTCTGGCCCGCGAGATCCCGGGGGCCTTCAAGCCCAACCAGTACGAGAACCCCAACGGACCGCGCAGCCACTATGAGACCACCGGGCCCGAGATCTGGCGCGACACCGACGGCGCGGTGACGCATTTCGTCGCCGGAGTGGGGACCGGCGGCACGATCACCGGCACCGGCCGCTACCTGCGGGAAGTGTCGAACGACGCGGTGCGCATCGTCGGCATCGACCCCGAGGGGAGCGTGTACAGCGGCGGGACCGGGCGCCCCTACCTCGTGGAAGGCGTCGGCGAGGACATCTGGCCGGGCACCTACGACCCGAGCGTGCCGCACGAGATCGTGGCGGTCGGCGATGCGGAATCGTTCGCGATGACCCGACGCCTCGCGCGCGAGGAAGGCATCCTCGTCGGCGGATCCAGCGGCATGGCGGTGGTCGGTGCGCTGCGCATCGCCCGCGACCTGCCAGCGGATGCCGTGATGGTCGTGCTGCTCCCCGACGGCGGACGCGGGTATCTGGGCAAGATCTTCAACGACGGCTGGATGCGCTCCTACGGCTTCAGTGACGTGGAGGGCGGGGAGACCGTCTCCGATGTGCTCACGGCGCGCGCGGCACGGCAGGGGGAGGGGATCCCCGATCTCGTGCACGCGCACCCCACCGACACCGTGCTCGAGGTGATCCGCATGATGACGGAGTACGACGTCTCACAGCTCGTCGTGCTCAGTGCGGAGCCGCCCGTCATGATGGGCGAGGTCGTCGGCACCGTCGATGAGAAGGGGCTGCTCGATCGACTCTTCCGAGAAGAGGCGAAGCCGACCGATGCGATCGGCGAGCACACCTCCGAGCGGCTGCCGCTGATCGGCATCCATGCTCCGGTCGCCCAGGCGCGGGCCGCGCTCGCCGAGGCCGATGCCCTGCTGGTGACCGAGGGCGGCAAGCCGCACACCGTGCTGACACGACAGGATCTGCTGGCGTATCTCTCGCGCTGA
- a CDS encoding carbohydrate ABC transporter permease, which yields MTDTVKSETGTSTRAITTGGRFEASAGRARKRLSRPWATVASIVIAVIWTIPTVGLFISSFRNRDAIDSSGWWTVFTDPQLTLDNYAAVLESGTTQLTILESFFNSIVITIPATIIPLMIAAMAAYAFSWIEFKGRNALFIFVFALQIVPIQMALVPLLSSFSRGINLFGLQVTLGLDVAGGYAQVWIAHTMFALPLAIYLLHNFMSEIPGEIIEAARVDGASRGQIFFRVVLPLTMPAIASVAIFQFLWVWNDLIVALVFADGGASPITKVLAEITGRGEGWYLLTAGAFVSIIVPLIVFFSLQRYFVRGLLAGSTKG from the coding sequence ATGACCGACACCGTGAAGTCAGAGACCGGAACCAGCACGAGGGCGATCACGACCGGGGGCCGCTTCGAAGCATCCGCCGGCCGCGCCCGCAAGCGGCTCAGCCGGCCATGGGCGACGGTCGCATCGATCGTCATCGCCGTGATCTGGACGATCCCCACGGTGGGACTGTTCATCTCGTCGTTCCGCAACCGGGACGCGATCGACAGCTCCGGGTGGTGGACCGTCTTCACCGATCCGCAGCTGACGCTCGACAACTACGCCGCGGTGCTGGAGTCCGGCACCACGCAGCTGACCATCCTGGAGTCGTTCTTCAACTCCATCGTGATCACCATCCCCGCGACGATCATCCCTCTGATGATCGCGGCGATGGCGGCGTATGCGTTCTCGTGGATCGAGTTCAAGGGACGCAACGCGCTGTTCATCTTCGTGTTCGCGCTGCAGATCGTGCCGATCCAGATGGCACTCGTGCCGCTGCTGTCGTCGTTCTCGCGAGGCATCAACCTGTTCGGGCTCCAGGTCACCCTGGGCCTGGATGTCGCCGGGGGCTACGCGCAGGTCTGGATCGCCCACACGATGTTCGCGTTGCCGCTGGCGATCTACCTGCTGCACAACTTCATGTCGGAGATCCCCGGCGAGATCATCGAGGCGGCACGCGTCGACGGTGCGTCACGCGGACAGATCTTCTTCCGCGTGGTGCTGCCGTTGACGATGCCGGCGATCGCCTCCGTGGCGATCTTCCAGTTCCTCTGGGTCTGGAACGACCTGATCGTCGCCCTCGTGTTCGCCGACGGTGGCGCATCGCCGATCACCAAGGTGCTCGCCGAGATCACCGGTCGCGGTGAGGGGTGGTACCTGCTCACCGCGGGTGCCTTCGTCTCGATCATCGTTCCGCTGATCGTGTTCTTCTCGCTCCAGCGCTACTTCGTGCGCGGGCTGCTGGCGGGATCGACCAAGGGATGA
- a CDS encoding multidrug effflux MFS transporter codes for MSDAPRTDALRTDAPRTDAVPSTPPAEQTSTGSIRIPSATGAIRTLGSNPATAPIMLHPGDSISNRRRVLYILLLGALTALGPFTIDLYLPAFPVLEQDFQTTAAAIQLTLTGTMIGFALGQLLVGPLSDKVGRRIPLIVVTALHVLASVGAAFAPSLELLSVARVLMGMGAAAGGVVAMAIVRDLFGGRRLVVMLSRLALVSGVAPVVAPLIGSWLLTLMPWRGIFVVLAAYGVLMLLSTIVFIPETLPVARRQERGGATVLQRYRSVFSDRVFIGVLIIGGMTFSGLFSYLSASPFLFQQTHGLDAQQYGLVFAVNSLGVVLGVQTASRLAARFGPQWVMAYSTAALLIAAVAIVVTDQLGLGLWGTIIPLFFFMTACGFTFPNVQVLALDRHGKAAGTAASILGATNFGVAGLISPVVGWISKDAGITATTMASVMVGCATIGILALWLIVRPRTVGMLAP; via the coding sequence GTGTCCGACGCCCCCCGCACCGACGCTCTCCGCACTGACGCTCCCCGCACCGACGCCGTCCCGTCGACCCCGCCTGCCGAGCAGACCTCGACCGGCAGCATCCGCATCCCCTCGGCGACGGGCGCGATCCGCACCCTCGGATCCAACCCCGCCACGGCGCCCATCATGCTCCACCCTGGCGACTCGATCTCGAACCGTCGCCGCGTGCTGTACATCCTGCTGCTCGGCGCGCTCACGGCCCTGGGCCCCTTCACGATCGACCTGTACCTCCCGGCTTTCCCCGTACTGGAACAGGACTTCCAGACCACGGCTGCCGCGATCCAGCTCACGCTGACAGGCACGATGATCGGATTCGCCCTCGGGCAGCTGCTCGTCGGACCGCTCAGTGACAAGGTCGGTCGTCGCATCCCGCTCATCGTCGTCACCGCCCTGCATGTGCTGGCCAGTGTCGGTGCCGCGTTCGCTCCCTCGCTCGAACTGCTCAGTGTCGCCCGCGTGCTCATGGGCATGGGCGCCGCGGCCGGCGGTGTGGTGGCGATGGCCATCGTGCGTGACCTGTTCGGCGGTCGCCGGCTGGTCGTGATGCTCTCGCGCCTCGCCCTCGTGTCGGGCGTCGCCCCGGTCGTCGCCCCGCTGATCGGCTCGTGGCTGCTCACGCTCATGCCGTGGCGGGGCATCTTCGTCGTGCTCGCGGCCTACGGGGTGCTGATGCTGCTGTCGACGATCGTCTTCATCCCCGAGACGCTGCCGGTGGCCCGACGCCAGGAGCGCGGAGGGGCGACCGTGCTGCAGCGCTATCGCTCGGTGTTCTCCGATCGGGTCTTCATCGGCGTGCTGATCATCGGCGGCATGACGTTCTCGGGGCTCTTCTCCTACCTGTCGGCGTCGCCGTTCCTGTTCCAGCAGACGCATGGGCTGGACGCCCAGCAGTACGGGCTCGTGTTCGCGGTGAACTCCCTCGGCGTGGTGCTCGGCGTGCAGACGGCGTCGCGCCTGGCCGCGCGGTTCGGCCCGCAATGGGTGATGGCGTACTCGACCGCGGCGCTGCTGATCGCGGCCGTCGCGATCGTCGTGACCGACCAGCTCGGCCTCGGGCTGTGGGGAACGATCATCCCGCTGTTCTTCTTCATGACCGCGTGCGGGTTCACGTTCCCGAACGTGCAGGTGCTCGCTCTCGATCGTCATGGCAAGGCCGCCGGGACCGCGGCATCGATCCTCGGGGCGACGAACTTCGGCGTCGCCGGGCTCATCTCGCCGGTGGTGGGGTGGATCTCGAAGGACGCGGGGATCACCGCCACCACGATGGCCTCGGTCATGGTCGGGTGTGCCACGATCGGCATCCTGGCGCTCTGGTTGATCGTGCGCCCGCGGACGGTCGGCATGCTCGCTCCCTGA
- the rplL gene encoding 50S ribosomal protein L7/L12 — translation MAKLSTEELLEQFAGLTLVELNDFVKAFEEKFEVTAAAPVAVAGAGGAGAAEEVEEKDSFDVILEAAGDKKIQVIKTVRELTSLGLGEAKAVVDGAPKAVLEGATKEAAEKAKEALEAAGATVTLK, via the coding sequence ATGGCGAAGCTTTCCACCGAGGAGCTGCTCGAGCAGTTCGCCGGCCTGACGCTTGTCGAGCTCAACGACTTCGTGAAGGCGTTCGAGGAGAAGTTCGAGGTCACCGCTGCTGCACCCGTCGCCGTTGCCGGCGCAGGCGGCGCGGGCGCTGCTGAAGAGGTTGAGGAGAAGGACTCCTTCGACGTCATCCTCGAGGCTGCCGGCGACAAGAAGATCCAGGTCATCAAGACGGTCCGCGAGCTCACCTCGCTGGGCCTCGGCGAGGCCAAGGCCGTCGTCGACGGTGCTCCGAAGGCTGTGCTCGAGGGCGCAACCAAGGAAGCCGCCGAGAAGGCGAAGGAGGCCCTCGAGGCTGCCGGCGCCACGGTGACCCTCAAGTAA
- a CDS encoding sugar ABC transporter permease, producing MNATVFFQWIGALPPIAQALAVVIAFAVVVVVILLLVDIAPRKGALYTGIRLAMCLLIPLAVMWFFNSYYWAMGVAVAVGALFFFLDYRSRDGAGYLIQLVAFMAPAMLLLLAGLILPSIQTVYASFWNSTGSDFVGFSNYLWIFTQSDGVSSVVNTVVWVLLVPTLSTLIGLAYAVFIDKTRGEKVYKLLVFMPMAISFVGASIIWRFVYAYRSEEFEQIGLLNQILVWLGGEPQQFLLNGPWNNLALIVVLIWVQTGFAMVVLSASIKGVPAELLEAAELDGANAWERFWSVTIPSIRPALIVVLTTISIASLKVFDIVRTMTGGNYGTSVLANEMYTQFSKFEAGRSAALSVILFILVLPIVIYNARQIKKQREIR from the coding sequence GTGAACGCGACAGTGTTCTTCCAATGGATCGGGGCACTTCCCCCGATCGCGCAGGCTCTCGCCGTGGTCATCGCCTTCGCGGTGGTCGTCGTGGTGATCCTGCTTCTCGTCGACATCGCGCCGCGCAAGGGCGCGCTCTACACCGGCATCCGCCTCGCGATGTGCCTGCTCATCCCGCTCGCGGTGATGTGGTTCTTCAACTCCTACTACTGGGCGATGGGAGTCGCAGTCGCCGTCGGCGCACTCTTCTTCTTCCTGGACTATCGATCCCGCGACGGAGCGGGATACCTGATCCAACTGGTGGCCTTCATGGCGCCGGCGATGCTCCTTCTCCTGGCGGGGCTCATCCTGCCGTCGATCCAGACCGTGTACGCGTCGTTCTGGAACTCGACCGGCAGCGACTTCGTCGGCTTCTCGAACTATCTGTGGATCTTCACGCAGTCCGACGGTGTCAGCTCGGTAGTGAACACGGTCGTCTGGGTGCTCCTCGTGCCGACGCTCTCCACCCTGATCGGTCTCGCCTACGCGGTCTTCATCGACAAGACGCGCGGTGAGAAGGTCTACAAGCTGCTCGTGTTCATGCCGATGGCGATCTCGTTCGTCGGTGCCAGCATCATCTGGCGCTTCGTGTACGCCTACCGTTCCGAGGAGTTCGAGCAGATCGGTCTGCTGAACCAGATCCTGGTGTGGCTGGGCGGGGAACCGCAGCAGTTCCTGCTCAACGGACCCTGGAACAACCTGGCGCTCATCGTCGTGCTCATCTGGGTGCAGACCGGTTTCGCGATGGTCGTGCTCTCGGCGTCCATCAAGGGAGTTCCGGCGGAGCTGCTCGAGGCAGCCGAACTCGACGGCGCGAACGCCTGGGAGCGCTTCTGGTCGGTGACGATCCCGTCGATCCGGCCGGCACTCATCGTGGTGCTGACCACGATCTCGATCGCTTCTCTGAAGGTGTTCGACATCGTGCGCACCATGACCGGAGGAAACTACGGGACGTCGGTGCTCGCGAACGAGATGTACACCCAGTTCTCGAAGTTCGAGGCGGGACGCAGCGCAGCGCTCTCCGTCATCCTGTTCATCCTGGTGCTGCCGATCGTCATCTACAACGCGCGCCAGATCAAGAAGCAGCGGGAGATCCGATGA
- a CDS encoding LacI family DNA-binding transcriptional regulator — protein sequence MSTIADVAARAGVSKATASRALTGRGYVSQETRRRVEEAAAQLAYVAHSSATSLATGRTRTVGIVMPPVDRWFFAELLAGVQESLFALDYDLSLYGVPEGSDTRERLFENVLPGRRFDGIIAVGIQPSARELERLQRTGRPLVSVGPYSEGSSSVSIDDTAAARIATEHLIELGHSDIAFVGGSSDAGHLSFGDARRLEGYQGALQAAGLSAHARVAGAPPTMPGGYTAAAGLLGDRRRRPTAIVGVCDEAAIGAVIAARRLGIAVPTELSVVGIDDHEHAEMFALTTIGQSPREQGHEAVRLLTLRMSEPDAPLEHVAAASALVVRSSTAPPR from the coding sequence ATGAGCACGATCGCGGATGTCGCCGCGCGGGCAGGCGTGTCGAAGGCGACGGCCAGTCGCGCGTTGACCGGACGGGGATACGTGTCGCAGGAGACGCGTCGCCGCGTCGAGGAGGCCGCGGCGCAGCTCGCCTACGTCGCCCACTCCTCCGCCACCAGCCTCGCCACCGGACGGACCCGCACGGTCGGCATCGTGATGCCACCTGTCGACCGCTGGTTCTTCGCCGAGCTGCTGGCCGGGGTGCAGGAGTCCCTGTTCGCGCTCGACTACGACCTGTCGCTCTACGGGGTGCCCGAGGGATCGGACACCCGGGAGCGGCTGTTCGAGAACGTGCTCCCCGGTCGACGGTTCGACGGCATCATCGCCGTCGGCATCCAACCGAGTGCGCGCGAGCTCGAGCGCCTGCAGCGCACGGGACGCCCGCTGGTGAGCGTCGGGCCGTACAGCGAGGGCTCCAGCTCGGTGTCGATCGACGACACCGCTGCCGCCAGGATCGCGACCGAGCATCTGATCGAGCTGGGGCACTCCGACATCGCGTTCGTCGGAGGATCCTCGGATGCCGGACACCTGAGCTTCGGCGATGCGCGACGGCTCGAGGGGTACCAGGGCGCCTTGCAGGCGGCAGGGCTCTCCGCTCATGCCAGAGTCGCCGGCGCCCCGCCCACGATGCCGGGTGGATACACCGCGGCCGCCGGCCTCCTGGGCGATCGACGGCGACGCCCGACCGCGATCGTCGGCGTGTGCGACGAGGCGGCGATCGGCGCCGTGATCGCCGCTCGCAGACTCGGCATCGCCGTGCCGACCGAGCTCAGTGTCGTGGGCATCGACGACCACGAGCATGCGGAGATGTTCGCACTCACCACGATCGGGCAGTCGCCGCGTGAGCAGGGCCACGAAGCGGTGCGGTTGCTGACGCTGCGGATGAGCGAGCCGGATGCTCCGCTCGAACACGTGGCCGCGGCATCCGCGCTGGTCGTGCGCAGCTCCACCGCCCCGCCCCGCTGA
- the rplJ gene encoding 50S ribosomal protein L10, protein MAQKDASVAELTKSFENSSAVLLTEYRGLTVAQLKELRNSIRQDAEYAVVKNTLTKIAANKAGITALDDDLKGPSAVAFVHGDFVATAKALRDFAKANPLLVIKAGIFEGNALSADEVNKYASLESREVLLAKAAGMMKATMGKAAATIDALREKLETAEAA, encoded by the coding sequence ATGGCGCAGAAGGATGCATCGGTTGCCGAGCTCACGAAGTCATTCGAGAACTCGTCCGCCGTTCTGCTGACCGAGTACCGCGGTCTGACGGTTGCCCAGCTCAAGGAGCTGCGCAACAGCATCCGTCAGGACGCTGAGTACGCCGTGGTGAAGAACACGCTGACCAAGATCGCTGCCAACAAGGCTGGGATCACTGCGCTGGACGACGACCTCAAGGGTCCGTCGGCTGTCGCTTTCGTGCACGGTGACTTCGTCGCCACCGCCAAGGCTCTGCGTGACTTCGCCAAGGCCAACCCGCTTCTCGTGATCAAGGCCGGCATCTTCGAGGGCAACGCCCTCTCTGCCGACGAGGTCAACAAGTACGCCTCCCTCGAGAGCCGTGAGGTTCTGCTGGCGAAGGCTGCGGGCATGATGAAGGCGACGATGGGCAAGGCTGCGGCCACCATCGACGCGCTTCGCGAAAAGCTGGAGACCGCAGAGGCCGCGTAA